A genomic segment from Leptolyngbya boryana PCC 6306 encodes:
- a CDS encoding cytochrome c biogenesis protein CcdA — protein MFDTFQTQLYELSQFADRLVSSQLTHITPVSIGVIFAAGLLTSLTPCTLSMLPITVGYIGGYEAKSRVQAAAQSTWFALGLATTLAGLGIAATLFGRVYGQVGTGLPIVISVVAIIMGLNLLEALPLQMPTIGGTDWISEELPTGVRSYLLGVMFGLVASPCSTPVLATILAWISTTKDPILGGSLLLCYTAGYVAPLIIAGTFTAAIKKLLELRRWSGWITPTSGVLLVGFGVFSLMSRFVF, from the coding sequence ATGTTTGATACGTTCCAGACTCAACTTTATGAGCTTTCGCAATTTGCCGATCGCTTAGTTTCTAGCCAATTGACGCATATTACTCCGGTCAGTATTGGGGTAATTTTTGCGGCAGGATTGCTGACGAGTTTAACGCCTTGTACGCTGTCGATGTTGCCGATTACGGTGGGCTATATCGGCGGGTATGAAGCAAAATCTCGGGTACAGGCTGCGGCGCAATCCACCTGGTTTGCCCTAGGATTGGCGACGACCTTAGCAGGACTGGGCATTGCAGCAACGCTATTTGGCAGAGTGTATGGGCAGGTTGGGACAGGTTTACCGATCGTGATTAGCGTTGTCGCGATCATCATGGGATTGAATTTATTAGAAGCGTTGCCGTTACAGATGCCGACGATTGGAGGAACAGATTGGATCTCTGAAGAATTGCCGACAGGTGTGCGATCGTATCTATTAGGAGTGATGTTCGGTTTAGTCGCGTCGCCTTGTAGCACCCCGGTTTTGGCGACAATTTTAGCTTGGATTAGTACGACAAAAGATCCGATTCTGGGTGGATCGCTTTTACTGTGTTACACGGCTGGATATGTTGCGCCGTTGATTATTGCTGGAACGTTCACCGCAGCGATTAAGAAATTATTGGAGTTGCGGCGTTGGTCGGGTTGGATTACGCCAACAAGTGGTGTGTTGCTTGTGGGATTTGGTGTGTTTTCGTTAATGTCGCGATTTGTGTTTTAG
- a CDS encoding cytochrome c biogenesis protein gives MTFTELVNAPKRYLKKELLPVLADLRLAIVLLLAIAVFSIAGTIIEQGQSVQFYQANYPEKPALFGFLTWKVLLTAGLDHVYRTWWYLALLILFGASLTACTFTRQLPALRWFSRTWNFYSQPRQFRKFALSAEFPKAGIDQLLPLLEQRKYKIFQDGDKLYAHKGIVGRIGPIVVHAAMLLILLGGIIGAMTGFIAQEMVPSGATFQIDNVTDAGIWAAPQIPKDWSVKVNRFWIDYLPTGEIDQFYSDLSVLDQNGKEVDRKTIHVNEPLKHKGVTLYQADWSIAAIQVRLNNSPVLQSPMARIDQGSGRIWGTWLPLKPDMSDGVSLVAKDLQGLLLVYDMDGKLIATVRKGMAVDVKGLKLSIVDLIGSTGLQIKADPGIPIVYLGFGLLMLGVIMSYVSHSQIWGLEKDGAIYIGGRTNRAQVTFEREFLGILEAIDQGKSESTPTQLAQT, from the coding sequence ATGACTTTTACAGAATTAGTGAACGCTCCCAAGCGGTATTTGAAAAAAGAATTGCTGCCCGTTTTAGCCGATTTGAGATTAGCGATCGTGCTTTTACTCGCGATCGCGGTTTTTAGTATCGCTGGAACAATCATTGAGCAAGGACAATCCGTTCAGTTTTATCAAGCGAATTACCCTGAAAAGCCTGCTCTCTTCGGCTTTCTCACTTGGAAAGTTCTGCTGACAGCCGGACTTGATCATGTGTATCGAACTTGGTGGTATTTAGCGTTACTGATTCTGTTTGGAGCGAGTTTGACCGCTTGTACATTTACGCGCCAATTGCCTGCGCTGCGCTGGTTTTCGCGAACTTGGAATTTCTACAGTCAGCCGCGTCAGTTTCGCAAATTTGCGTTAAGTGCCGAGTTCCCCAAAGCTGGAATTGATCAGCTTTTACCGCTGCTGGAACAGCGCAAGTACAAAATTTTTCAAGACGGTGACAAGCTTTACGCGCACAAAGGAATTGTTGGGCGAATTGGTCCGATCGTGGTTCATGCCGCGATGTTGCTAATTCTGCTAGGCGGCATTATCGGTGCGATGACGGGCTTTATTGCTCAAGAAATGGTTCCCAGTGGAGCCACATTTCAGATTGACAACGTAACGGATGCGGGAATTTGGGCGGCTCCGCAGATTCCGAAAGATTGGTCTGTGAAAGTCAATCGATTTTGGATTGATTACTTGCCGACTGGAGAGATCGATCAGTTTTACTCGGATCTTTCTGTGCTCGATCAAAACGGAAAAGAAGTCGATCGTAAAACCATTCACGTCAATGAACCCCTGAAACACAAAGGGGTGACGCTCTATCAGGCAGATTGGTCGATCGCGGCAATTCAAGTGCGACTCAACAACAGCCCAGTCCTGCAATCGCCGATGGCAAGAATTGACCAGGGCAGCGGGCGAATTTGGGGAACCTGGCTGCCGTTGAAGCCCGATATGAGTGATGGCGTGTCTCTCGTTGCCAAAGATTTACAAGGCTTGCTACTGGTCTACGACATGGATGGCAAGCTGATCGCAACCGTGCGTAAAGGCATGGCGGTTGATGTGAAAGGGTTGAAATTATCGATCGTGGATCTGATCGGCAGTACTGGACTGCAAATCAAAGCTGATCCAGGAATTCCCATTGTCTATCTCGGCTTCGGCTTACTGATGCTCGGTGTGATTATGAGCTATGTTTCTCACTCGCAGATTTGGGGATTAGAGAAAGATGGAGCCATCTACATTGGAGGCAGAACCAATCGTGCTCAAGTCACCTTTGAACGAGAATTTTTGGGCATTCTGGAAGCGATCGATCAGGGTAAATCTGAATCGACTCCAACCCAACTCGCCCAAACTTAA
- a CDS encoding ribosomal maturation YjgA family protein, with product MPYRLAVLLTIIVIVPLGYFARFTAALPGWITDIAGSLAYQIFWMALVQFCFPKLSIAKTAIAVFCFSCAIEFLQLWQPPFLQAMRATLPGRLVLGNTFVWSDFPPYAIGCFLGWLLLSGVRQLRSEPARSRV from the coding sequence ATGCCTTACCGTCTTGCGGTGCTGCTGACCATTATCGTAATTGTTCCACTGGGGTACTTCGCGCGATTCACAGCGGCGTTGCCTGGGTGGATAACGGATATTGCAGGCAGTTTGGCTTATCAAATTTTTTGGATGGCGTTGGTGCAGTTTTGTTTTCCAAAACTCTCGATCGCCAAAACTGCGATCGCAGTGTTCTGTTTTTCTTGTGCGATTGAGTTTCTGCAACTTTGGCAACCTCCTTTTCTGCAAGCGATGCGTGCTACATTGCCAGGTCGTTTAGTCCTCGGAAATACCTTTGTGTGGTCGGATTTTCCGCCTTATGCGATCGGGTGTTTTTTAGGATGGCTTTTGCTGAGTGGAGTGCGGCAATTGCGATCAGAACCTGCGCGATCGCGAGTCTAG
- a CDS encoding AAA family ATPase, producing MRDRIEQLTQHLATAIVGKEEAIQLVLVALLSGGHALLEDVPGVGKTLLAKSLAKSIQGKFQRLQCTPDLLPTDVTGTNVWNPRTGEFEFMAGPIFANVLLADEINRATPRTQSALLEVMEEHQVTIDGTSRKVPEPFFVIATQNPVEYQGTFPLPEAQMDRFALSLSLGYPTEAEELKMLERLQSGRRVEELPPCITLDEIRELQQQCALVRVESSLQQYLLNIVRSTRHDEEILLGVSPRGTVALQKAVQAFAFLEGRDYAIPDDVKAIAPHVLAHRMIAASGRRSHEIVARLLGSIAIG from the coding sequence ATGCGCGATCGAATTGAGCAACTCACACAACACTTAGCAACCGCGATCGTCGGTAAAGAAGAAGCGATTCAACTCGTTTTAGTTGCGCTGCTTTCTGGAGGTCACGCGCTGCTTGAAGATGTGCCTGGAGTTGGAAAAACTTTACTGGCAAAGTCTTTAGCGAAATCGATTCAAGGCAAGTTCCAACGGTTGCAATGTACTCCCGATTTACTACCAACCGATGTGACTGGGACAAACGTTTGGAATCCGCGCACGGGCGAATTTGAATTCATGGCAGGTCCGATTTTTGCCAATGTTTTGTTAGCCGATGAAATTAACCGAGCCACGCCCAGAACTCAATCGGCATTGCTCGAAGTAATGGAAGAACATCAAGTGACGATCGATGGAACCTCGCGCAAAGTTCCAGAACCGTTTTTCGTCATTGCAACTCAGAATCCGGTGGAATATCAGGGCACGTTTCCGCTCCCCGAAGCGCAAATGGATCGATTTGCGTTGTCACTTTCTCTGGGTTATCCGACGGAAGCAGAAGAACTGAAAATGCTGGAGCGGTTGCAATCAGGACGGCGCGTTGAAGAGTTGCCGCCTTGCATTACGCTGGATGAGATTCGAGAACTGCAACAGCAGTGTGCTTTAGTTCGAGTGGAATCTTCGCTTCAGCAGTATTTATTGAACATTGTGCGATCGACGAGACACGATGAAGAAATCCTTCTCGGAGTCAGCCCCCGTGGAACAGTTGCGCTTCAGAAAGCAGTTCAAGCCTTTGCATTTCTAGAAGGCAGAGATTACGCCATTCCAGATGATGTCAAAGCGATCGCACCGCATGTGTTAGCCCATCGGATGATTGCAGCGAGCGGCAGACGATCACATGAGATTGTGGCGCGGCTGTTGGGGTCGATCGCGATCGGATAA
- a CDS encoding HAD-IC family P-type ATPase — protein sequence MAMLPGLSDREVRDQQLAGNTNDVKLPTSRSYARILQENLFTFVNAVFFAISGVFILLQRPSDAVFVAVIIFSGVVIGIVQEIWAKQKLDEIALLNRPHATVIRNGQEVNIDPCAIVLGDVLVLRPGDQVLVDGQIVGEGRVEIDESLLTGESDLIVKVAEKPVYSGSFCVSGTACYEAQKVGADTVAYQLTVGAREFRQVYTPLQAEINLIIRILLLLASFLWLLVGISFISRSQTLNEVVQRAAVIAGLIPAGLLLAITLAYAMGAIRMLGQNVLIQQTNAVESLSNIDVLCLDKTGTLTTNQIELHSLHPLGIPEEELKWLIGDFAASTASGNRTSEAVLIACSGYAKPIRNEIPFSSARKWSAIAFENLPGTYVMGAPEILMKSIAVTDEILNYIDEQVNQGFRVVLFAHTEFEIETTLPPLNPLGILCFSDQLRPSAQETLQGFVKAGITLKIISGDNPQTVAALAKQAGFTDEVRVISGAELAQMDDAQFVQAARNYNVFGRITPQQKAQLVRSLRRSGSYVAMTGDGVNDVLSLKQANLGIAMESGSKATRSIADIVLLKDTFEALPHTFLEGQRIQNGIRDVVKLFMVRLSCVALLIFAIAIVSDSFPLLNKHSAIVTLIGVGIPTTFIPIWAQPGECQKRSLVRSMLHFVIPATITITLVSLTVYLFYLVSAALDLPPNIGLTKIEFNIPRTALVTILVFCELLLIPFLKPPTTAWVGGEPLSGDWRYTWVALALLVVYLLILFIPPLRTFFELSQISVQDCLFLGLVALEWGLIVRLAWRTRFLDRFLGVDLE from the coding sequence ATGGCGATGCTCCCCGGATTAAGCGATCGAGAAGTTCGAGATCAACAGTTAGCAGGCAATACGAACGACGTAAAACTGCCAACCAGTCGATCGTATGCACGCATCCTGCAAGAAAACCTGTTTACCTTTGTTAACGCCGTCTTTTTTGCGATTAGCGGCGTTTTCATTCTGCTACAACGCCCGAGTGATGCCGTCTTCGTAGCGGTGATTATTTTTAGCGGCGTTGTAATTGGAATCGTGCAAGAAATTTGGGCAAAGCAAAAGTTAGACGAAATCGCCTTGCTGAATCGACCTCATGCAACCGTGATTCGCAACGGGCAGGAGGTGAATATCGATCCCTGTGCAATCGTTCTCGGCGATGTACTGGTGCTGCGCCCAGGTGATCAAGTCCTCGTCGATGGACAAATTGTTGGAGAGGGGCGAGTCGAAATTGATGAATCTTTGTTGACTGGAGAATCAGATCTGATCGTAAAAGTCGCAGAGAAACCTGTCTATTCGGGCAGCTTTTGTGTCAGTGGAACGGCTTGCTATGAGGCGCAGAAAGTTGGAGCGGATACGGTTGCCTATCAGCTTACAGTGGGAGCGCGAGAATTTCGCCAAGTGTATACGCCGCTGCAAGCTGAGATTAATCTCATCATTCGGATTCTGCTACTCTTAGCATCGTTCTTATGGTTGCTCGTTGGCATTAGTTTTATTAGTCGATCGCAAACTCTCAATGAAGTTGTGCAGCGTGCTGCCGTGATCGCTGGATTGATTCCAGCCGGATTGTTATTAGCAATCACGCTTGCATATGCCATGGGTGCAATTCGGATGTTAGGACAAAATGTTTTGATTCAGCAAACGAATGCCGTCGAGTCACTCAGTAATATTGATGTCTTGTGTTTAGATAAGACGGGCACATTGACCACGAATCAGATTGAACTTCATTCTCTCCATCCATTAGGAATTCCTGAGGAAGAACTGAAATGGTTGATTGGGGATTTTGCGGCGAGTACTGCGTCTGGAAATCGGACGAGTGAAGCTGTTTTAATTGCCTGTTCTGGATATGCAAAGCCGATTCGGAATGAGATTCCCTTTTCATCAGCGCGGAAATGGAGCGCGATCGCATTTGAAAATCTCCCTGGAACCTACGTGATGGGCGCGCCAGAAATCCTCATGAAGTCGATCGCGGTCACAGATGAAATTCTGAACTATATCGATGAACAGGTAAATCAGGGATTTCGAGTCGTTTTGTTTGCCCATACGGAATTTGAAATCGAGACAACTCTTCCGCCGCTCAACCCGCTAGGAATTCTCTGTTTTTCGGATCAACTTCGCCCTTCTGCACAGGAAACTCTACAAGGCTTTGTCAAAGCAGGCATCACGCTCAAAATCATTTCAGGAGACAATCCCCAAACCGTTGCAGCATTAGCAAAACAGGCGGGCTTCACCGACGAGGTTCGAGTCATCTCCGGGGCAGAACTGGCTCAAATGGATGACGCTCAATTTGTGCAGGCGGCAAGAAATTACAACGTATTTGGGCGCATTACACCTCAGCAAAAAGCACAACTCGTTCGCAGCCTGAGACGCAGCGGTTCTTATGTCGCGATGACTGGAGACGGTGTGAATGATGTGCTGTCGCTGAAACAGGCAAATCTCGGAATCGCAATGGAGAGCGGGAGTAAAGCGACTCGCAGCATTGCGGACATTGTGTTGCTCAAAGATACATTTGAAGCGTTACCGCATACTTTTTTGGAAGGACAACGGATTCAGAATGGCATTCGAGATGTCGTTAAGCTCTTTATGGTGCGATTGAGTTGTGTCGCGTTGTTGATTTTTGCGATCGCGATTGTCTCAGATAGCTTCCCCTTATTAAACAAACATAGTGCGATCGTCACGTTGATTGGAGTTGGCATTCCAACCACTTTTATTCCAATCTGGGCGCAACCGGGAGAATGCCAGAAACGGAGTTTAGTCCGATCAATGCTCCATTTTGTGATTCCTGCGACAATTACCATCACTTTAGTGTCACTGACAGTGTATCTATTTTATTTAGTCAGCGCTGCTTTAGACTTACCTCCGAATATTGGTCTAACTAAGATCGAATTCAATATTCCTCGGACTGCACTTGTAACCATTTTAGTATTTTGTGAACTGCTGTTAATCCCATTCTTAAAACCACCGACAACCGCTTGGGTGGGAGGAGAACCGCTGAGCGGAGATTGGCGCTATACCTGGGTTGCGTTAGCGCTGCTGGTTGTTTATTTACTCATTTTATTTATTCCGCCGCTCCGAACGTTTTTTGAGCTTTCTCAAATTAGTGTGCAGGACTGTCTCTTCCTAGGATTAGTTGCGCTAGAGTGGGGATTGATCGTGCGACTCGCTTGGCGAACTCGGTTTCTCGATCGCTTTTTAGGCGTGGATTTGGAGTAG